AAGGATTCTCTTTACTGACCAAaggatttttctcctctcccaagaTACAAGTACTTAAAATGCTCTCTGGaagtgatcctgaaggtctttctTGCCCAACCTCAATGATCTGTTAAGGTGAAGAGTTAAATAATTTCCCATTTGCTAGTTAAAAGAACATCCCAGAAGTGCCACCAACTCCTgcagtttcttttctcctcatGCAGAGTCATTCCACCCTGGTTATCATTTTtaatccagtacctgaaaggatcctacaggaaggctgcagagggacttttcaggagggtgtctggagacaggccaagggggaatggtttgaagctgagggaaagcagggttagagtggaggtgaggaagaagttcttcctatgagggtggtgagactctggaacaggctgcccagggaggtttgtgGCTGCCTtccccctgggggtgttcaaggccaggctggatgaggcctccaccagctgagtctagctgagaggtgtccctgcccacagtgggGAGGTTGAAgcagatgatctcaaaggtcccttccaacctgagccattctgtgactcttaaATGCTCCCAAAGTAGCATTCTAAGTGACATAAATACCCAGGGGACTGTCAGCTCCAGTGCCAGCACCTGAAGATCTCCTAAATGTTAGTGAAAACATTGAGCAAGAGGAACAAGCAGCtcaagatcacacaggaacagctgAGCTCCACTCGAGCACAGGATATTTTTATCCTGAGTGGCCTTTAACGAAGAGAGATTTCACTGCTGTGCATGGCAACCAAAAAGGTAGAAACTctgaaaaccaaacacaactagtctgtggttaaaaaaaaaaaaacaccaacaaaacacagaaaaaaaccaaccagagCCTAAACTATACAACTAGAAAAAGGAGATGGAACTTCAATAGCTCCTGTTGCCAGCCTCACAGTCCAAGTGGTTTTATTATCTCCTTGCCAACAGGGACTCCAAATTTGTCCTAGTGAAACTAGTGGGAAAAATCTGATAAATATTAGAAACAGGACACCCATTTGCCAGTGCCATATTCCTTTTGAtggcagcaaagcaaagctgatTGCATTGTTATCCGTGAGGCCCAGAAAACAGCACCTTGGTGTTCTTGAAATACAGCACACGGCTCCAGGCAGCAACATTCCACTGCCAGGGAAGGGGAACTGATTGGGATCCAGCAACTCTGCTCATTGTTACCCCAAACAATGACCCCCTTCAGGCTCTGCCAGGGCCACGGTGTCTGGTCCTgtccagggcacagcagaaaaGTTTTGCAACACGTCTTTGAGGGCTCTTGGGAAAGTTCAGAgctgttgtttgggttgggggaagggggagaggggggttGGTTAAAGGGAAGTTTCAGCGTGTCTGCAGAGGATgttttatgaggagaggctgagggagctgggattggtTTAGCCtgaggaaggagaggctgagaagagaccttctggctctctacagctacctgaaaggaggttggagtgaggctggtgttggcctctttCCCCAAGTAagtaatgacaggacaagaggaaatggcctcaagttgcaccaggggaggttcaggttggatgttaggaagaatttctttgatGCAAgcgtggtcaggcattggaacaggctgcccagggagctggaggagtcaccatccccagaggtgttcaaaaaaggagtAGCTGTGGCACTCTTGGACGTGGTCCAGTGGTCATGGGGGTGGgaggtagaaggttggacttgatgatctcagaggtcttttctgatTCTCAGGTTATTAATTCAGGTTATTGAAGGGGTAATTTGAAAGGCAGAGGACTGCTCCTGTCTGCAGCACCATTCCTCCTTCTCAAAGCTGGACCAACCTTTCCCACCAGCACATCCAAGCCACGCAGCACCCAAAGGTGATGAGTAACACAAGAGGCATGGCCAGACCTGTCCCCAAGGCCTTCACAAATCAGATTAAAGAGCATTTAACATTAATGAGCTGCAATAAATTCATCAAGAGccagaaggaagacattttacTGCAAGAACTTTATTGCACTACGTTCAAGTGCTGAACCAAGTTTTGTGCCTACTGGACATGGGTcacaatcacacacacacccctccccccccccagatgGTGTCTAAGCTCTATGACACTCTGCACTTTTCACTAATTGTCCTCAATTAAGGCTGCAGAGTCATAGCATGTGGTCATTAGTACATTATAAATCAGAGGGAAACTAGGGGGAAGAAGGCAAAGTTATACAGAGAGAATGTAAAACTTGGTTTATTGTTCTCCAGAAGGGCtcagggggttgggttttttttttcttcttctttcaatCCAGCTCAACACCTTCCCCCCAACTCCAGCCTGAGTTCCACCATTTTGTCAAACTGGCTTCAACGACCAGAATTTCCAGGTCACTAAAAACTCATCCATTTGAACTTGCAGGAACAGAACATCAGGCTTCTATAGTTTGTGAGGGGAAGGCAAAGGCCAGAATTAGGTCATTTCAGCATCATCTACCTTCCACACAGAGTCAAACACCACCAGAGATGTCATTTCCCTTGCACTGACACCACAAACACTTTTTGCATCTCCTTTATCTATTAAAGAAATCGGAAAGGTTACACATctcagagggagggagagagggagggaggaactCAGTACACCACAGCTGGAGTTGGGGTCCAGACTGAGTCCTGGGGAGTGTTTTCCAGCCATGGACCTCAGCCAGGTCCTGCTGGCACATCTGTAAAGTCAAGGGCTTGACAAGTACCATTcttttctttgcctcaatttctAAACCCCTTCCAGGAAGAGAGCTCTGGAAGTGCATCACCTGCATTCTGAACACATCTAACACAACTAAAAGCAGGTCTAGAACAGGAAGGGATCCTGTGAGGGCAGTttgcactgccagcagctgaggtgTGGGTGAAAGATGGGTACCAGTCTACACCTGCTTCAGGCACAGACCAAGAAAAGCCTTTGGTGCTCCAACAGCAAAATAATCACAGGAGAGTATGACCTTAAACCTGTGTTCAAAGCCTTCAACAGCTGAATATTAGACACAAGGTCAAGTTGAAGCTTATGAAGTCATTACTGGGGTTGAGTTAATGTGTTTGGTAgaagcagcctggctgaaaCTGCTTATTAGAGGTCATTAAGTGACTTGTCTTGATTAATTCCCAGACAACACCAAGGACCCTACAAAGAGAACAGGGTGTCAGTCCCCTCTCCAAAACCCAGCAGCTTTATGGTTGGCCAGCAGTGAACTAGATGAGAGGCATCCTGGTGTGGAATTAGAGATTCTCCCTCCAAAAGGgcctcatttaaaaaaaaaaaaaaagtatcaaggCAATCAGTGGTTAAACTGAACTGTACAGGAGGGAGCCTGGGCAAGCACCCACACCAGGGTGCCATGTTTCTGTGTGCCCCCATTTTTACCTCAGATCTGTTTCAGGTGATCCCCTCCCCCCCTAAGTGTTTACTGTGTTCAGCCAAGGCAGAGGATGTGGAGAGCAGCaaaaaagccttttcttcttccttatgATAGATAAATTAAATCCTTGTCTGAATTGCCCCTTGCTCACCTAGGGCAATTCTGAACACCAGTCTGCTGCTGGGATGGATTTTTCTAAcaacagaaaagacaaaaattaaCCTTTCAGCCCAATTCTTTGGAAAAAtaagacacagacacacataaaatcacacacacacacacactcacacagtTAAAAGCACCATCTCCCACCAATCAGAAAAGGCCTTCAGTAGGTTCACCAAAAAGCCAGGAGGCAGTGAGTCTTCTGTTAAAGCCCACCAGGAAGTTTTTCCACACCtgcagagtctgacacacaccACAGACCTCGCCAAATCTCTAGACTGTGCCCAGTCTGGGCTTAAGGCTGTCAGGCTGCTCCCAAACAGCAACTAAGGCTCCTCCTCATGTCTCTCTGCCAGGTCCCAGCAAGggttaaccaaaaaaaaaaaaaaaaaaaaaaaggcaaccaaaaaaaaaaaaaaaaccaccaccaccaccaccaaaccaaaaaggcaACTCCACTGAAGAGTCTCATAAGAATTCAGGCCCTAACTGTGGGGTACTTTCCTCCAATCAAGAAAATAGTTTCTGCACAATCCAATGCTCTGCTGGTTTTCCTTAAGACATAAAatttactttatttcttttcttaaaaagttaaaaatacagaaggttcagaaactgatttttttttctccttgcaggCGCTCGAGCTGCAgctaaaaggagaaaacaaatccTTCACTGAAATGTTTCTCAATTAtcgtgtttgtttgctttttaatacatttttatttcatcttttccccctcctcctttcaaATCATCACCACCATTAAGACAGAGGTTGAAGGAGCACTGACTCCACCGCTAATTCGATGACGTAGGTTTTGATTCCAGATTCACATTTCCAGGTGCCAAGAGTCCAGAAAACAGCCCATGCTAAACTTCTGCCTTCGTCTGAGATTTAttattgttttggggttttttttgtgtgggggggtttggttttgttttgtttttttattgaaCACAGCAGTGACCGTTGGCATCTTTGAAGCGTAATCGCATCTTAGGTCGGTATTTCTCAAGGTAAAGCAGCTGTTTGGAATTGAaagctcccctcctcttcctaaaaacaaagaaaaaggaaggctaatatcaatggaaaaaaaaaataatttaaaaaaagccaCCACTTCACCACTTCCATCACCACCTACATTGCAGTCCTGGTTGCAAAGCTTTTTTCGAGCAGCGTTTGCTGCTCGGTTCTATCTCCACGGACACTCGAGAGGGTTTGGTGCCTACGTGCCAATATTCCAATCAAAAATCCAAGTTAGCAGATCTCAGAAGGCTTTCTTGGATTGGGGGAAGTTTATtttccactgccagcagcaaacaTTGAACATCAAGGTCACCCTTTCCATGCAGATGCATGTGCTGCTTATTATACGTTAGCTAAGTAAGACCTTGACATTCAGATACAAATATCTAAGAGGCTCTCAGAAAAGAACTTCTcaggatagaaaaaaaaaaggaggagaagaggggggaagaaaatgaatttaagaaagaaaaaaaatttcagagAACTCTGTTGACAGTTTACAAAGATAACTGAAGACCCTGGGAATCCTTTAAGGGATGAATTGCTTTCTTGGCAAAGCTCATCCAACATAATCTTACCTGCTGGGCTTCATTTCAAGATCTGATCTTATCACTAAACCAACAGAGCTCTGCAGTCTCATCACTTGTGTTATTTTCCagatggggggagggggttttgTTGACATTTCCTGGGTGGGTGACAGCCACCCACAGTGCCCAGAGGGGTGCTGGTGCTCACCTACTTGCTGTACAAATTCTGCTTTGGGGGCCCAGTTTCACtagaattctcttttttttattatttatttttaattaggaGCAATTAGTTCCTGTTCAATTGATCCACGATTTCTACAGCCCCAGCCTAGATATTTTTTTGACTTTCATGTTCAAAATGTTTCAGTTTTAGGTCAACAACTCAGATTTCAGTGGCCAGAAAAGTTGGGCTCCAAGCCTgacagtgttgaaagccaggttggatggggccttgagcatcctgatctagtaggtgtagtaggaggtgtccatgtcagggaggaggttggaactggatgatctttaaggtccttttcaacccaaacaattctgatttCAGTAAAGGGGATGAtaaggaagctggggacagacttttgagcagggtctgttgtgacaggacaaggggtgatggtttgaaccaCCATCaggagggagattcagactggagagaaggaaggaattgtttagcatgagggtagtgagagcctggcccaggctgtccagagaggcaggagatgccccattcctggaaccattccaagttaggttgtttggggctctgagcaacctgctccagctgaagatgtccctgttcagtgggggtgggttggactagaagaagctttaaaggtctcttctgacctaAACTAGTCTGTGACTCTATTGTTCTAtgaattaaagagaaaaataaagaaaacaacccTTTTAATCCTCATCTCTAAAGAGGAAAGGGCACAAACCTCAGCATTAACATCAAGGCCATGACCATTACTGTCAGGATACAGCAACCAGCAAACTAAtctcccaggctgtgctgcagacacGCTGCTCAACCACCACAGAAAGCAAGAGACCTCTGCAGAACGGGAAAATTTCACTTACTGCCTTATAAACTGAACTGCATCCTCGTACTTCATTCCACATTCAATGAGAGCAAGTGCAACCAGTACAGGAGCCCTAAAGGAGAAATCAATATTTAAAAGGAAGATCTACAGAACAATATATTGAACCCCTTCAAAATCCATCAAATTAATCTATAAGCAGATAGCTGAAGTATTTAAGCATTATCTACAGAAAGGTATTTGCCTGCTGAGTATCTGATGTAAAATTTCTCCTGCtgtctgcacacacagacaATCAATAGCTCCTCAGTGTTTTGGGCATGAAATAGTAATTCCAGATTTTTTATACTTACTCATTTCACTATAACttaattttctgctttgcttaaGTGTGTGATATCTCCTTCATGCCTTTTGCTTCTTAGGACACTGTGTGTGTTTAGCTGTACAGAGAGAGCTCTGGGAAAACACTGAGCAGATGACTTGGAGATTTAGAGAAGTGCTCCCCCgtagtcagcactggtgaggccacaccttgaatcctgacttcagttttgggcccctcactccaaggaggacattgaggggatggaaaagggcaacaaagctggggaagggtctggagaacagcgctggtgaggagtagctgaagGAAGTGgacttgtttagcctggagagaaggagttTGAGGGacaaccttctggctctctacaactcctctgaaaggaggttggagccagctggggcttggtctcttctcccaaggaacaagtgagaggacaagaggaaacggtctcaaagttgtaccaggggtggtttaggtcggacatgaggaacaacttcttgccccaaagtgttgtcaagccctgcaccaggctgcccaaggcaggggtggagtccccatccctggaggggctccAAAGCAGTGTAgaaatggtgctgagggccatggtttagcagcagacttggtagcattgagttaatggctggactggatgatctcaaaggtctcttccaacctaaacaattctacgTATCACAGCACACACTGACTTCCCTGGACTGATCTTCACCCCACCAAACATACAGAGTTGCATCAGGCCCctctggcagcagaggagcaaaggGTTAAACAGGTGCTGGCAAGTGGAGAAGTTGTACTGCTGGCTAAACAAACATCCCTCAGGAGAAAGGAGTTCCTACTGCCCCACTGCACCTGCAGCAACAGAATCTTTCACTTTCCAAAAGGAAACAATTTGAACCTTCAAAAGTCACTTCaacaacaacacacacacaaaaaaaacaagctGTCTCTTTTTAGTGCAGTTGGAGCTCAATTCCCTTCTGCAGACAGTTTTCCAGATTAAAGCAAAATCTGTCAAGCTCTtgctctcccctctgccagcagcagtctCAGAACAGCAAAAAGGTCATTCTGTAAGGAgcagacacacagcagcagtttgTGTGACACACAGAGGATGAGAGGCTTCTACTACCCTTTGGCCTGACATTAAGCAAGAAACAGGAGAGCTCCACATGGCCACCTTCCTAAAGGTGCTCCTCAGATAACAACAGAGCAGAAATGGATAAGCAAATGTTAATTGCCTTGGGGTTCTGGGCTCCTGTGGCCTTAAATATTGGCTGTTTCCCCTTCAACCTCCTTATTTCCCCATCTCTTCTTCTCTAGAGGTGAAGAACTTGAGGCACTCCAGCTCTGGGCttacttattttcttctttaagccaccttccttccccactcATTCCTATCCACACTGGATGGTCACTGGAAGAACACTCACACTTCAGTTCCATTTCCCTCCTAGCCCACTGGATAAACATAACACCCAGGGATTACATTTGGGAATATGCAGGCAGCATTTAGCCTTCCCAAATCACTCTTGATTATTCCATCTTGAAAGGAAGCTCCTCTCAAAGAAGGAAGTTATATTTGGAGTGGTGAGGAGAGAAACAATTTGCATGTGAGCCAGGAACACAAGCTCTTCCTGAAACTGAAGTGATGCCACTTCAGAGTAAGACAGGAACTGAACTGGTTTTGCCAAAtgccccccctttttttttttgttattagcACAGAATACCAGTGGAAAATGGGAGGAAATTAAAACCCCCAAAGTGCACAGCCTCAGAACTTCTGTATTTCTATAGCAGCTGTCAAGAAGCACCAGAGATGTTATTGTTTTCATAGGAAGAAATGTACTTGCAGATGAGTAACTTCTCTAACTGCTGCTGTGGTTCATGACTGACAGAAGTGTTCTGAACAATCTCTCATCCTTGATCAATTATGAAATGAATGAAGATTTTTAAGCTGAAGCCAAGACTCTCTCGCTTTAACAACACAAATTTGTCGCTGCTGAAGTGTTAtttgggagaaaagagagaaattggCATTTGCTTAGCACCTTCCATGACCTACCTCCCACACAAAGAAGCTAACTGGAAATGCAGTAGAGAAGCAGCTGGTGGGTACTGACCTTCCCAACCCTGCAACACAGTGCACAGCCACGCAGCTTCCAGGCTCTTCACGGAATTTGGTTTTCAGCAGGTTTAGCCAGTCATCAACTATCTGATTGGGAGGTGGTGCTCCATCATCAAAGGGCCAGTCcttggaaggagagaaaaaaaagacattagcTACATGgattttcatagaatgggttgggttggaagggacctcaaagctcatccagttccaaaccccctgccatgggcagagacacctcccaccagcccagggtgctcaaggtctcatccagcctggccttgaacacctccagggagggagcatccacagcctccctgggcgacctgttccagtgtctccccaccctcacactagagaatttctttctaatatccagtctaaatctcccctccttaAGCTTCCATttattccccctcatcctatcactccaagcccttgtcgaaagtccctccccagctctcctgtgggcccccttcaggtaccgaaggctgctctaaggtctcccccaggctgaacagccccaactctctcagccacagaggaggtgctccaatcctctgatcatctctgtggcctcctctggaccctctccaatatttccatgtccctcttacaatgagggccccaaaacaggaggcagtgctgcaggtgtggtctcagcagagcagaagggcagaatcccctccctgccctgctgctctccctgcttttggtgcagcccaggacacagctggcttctgggctgccagtgaccattgctggctcatgctgattttttcatcagctgacacccccatgtccttctcctccagactgctttcaagcctctcctcacccagcctgcatttgtgcttgggattgccccaacccaggggcaggaccttgGCCTTGGCCTTGTCAAACTTCATGAGTTTGGCTTGGGGCCCCCCCCCAAGCCTGTCCAAGCCCTTCTGGAATCCATAATCAAGGTAACAACGACTGAAAGAGGGAAATTGTTGTGTTTAGCAAGAAACAGGTGTCACACCAGCACTTCTGTGGGTATTTTTCAGGTTGCAGAGAAGTTTGAGTCAATACCATAATGCGAAACTAAATGTTTAACAATCATTTAATTGCACTTTTCAATACCATTTCGATTAAAACCCTCCACTAACTCCTTTGGAGTATGGAATGGGTAGAGAAATAGCTGCCCTTGAAATgttgttttattaaaaatatgtaaaaatcaATAGCCTTCTCAAATAAACATCTGAAAGATGAGAACTCTGTAGACTGTTCTTGTGCCAACCTTTTAAAATACCATTTGTACTGCAGACTCTGTACAGAGGAGAAGCTGCTTCATAACAATTAGAAGGAGATCAGCAGAGAAGGTATTTTAAGAACAACTCAAATGGATCACTTTGTCCAGCTGCCAGGAATCCAGTGAGAAAGTTAAAATTGCCtgccatgcccacaggtttcttgaacccctccaggcatggggactccaccacctacctccctgggcagcttcttccaatccctgaccactcttgcagcaaagaaattgttcctaacacctgacctaaacctcccttggtgcaatttcaggccccATGGTGTGGGGCATTGCCCTGGCTGGGATCAAGATCATCCTTCAGCTCACgcagaagccagcagctggGAACCTTCTGATCTACACAGGAACCTGCACTGATCTGGATGAATCTGAagtaagggtggggagacactgggacaggctgcccagggagaatgtgaatgcctcctccctggagatgagttcaaggccaggctggataagaccttgagcaacctcggctggtgggaggtgttcctgcccatggcagggggttggaattaaaagttcccttccaactcaatccattctatgaatctctgtcTAGTAAAGGGGCAGCCAACACTTAAGCTACCTAGGCCACATTTAAAATCATCAATGTGGCTGTCAATCAAAACCACACGTGAGAAGCTTCCCATTTTCCTGAGGGCTCTCTCCTGGAACTTGTGCTAAGTAGAGAACTTCATGTCCTACATTTCAGGACCAAACACAACACCACATGCTTTATAATCTTCTCAGCCCCCAGGGAGTGCTGTAGGAAGAACACTCCCAGGTGTAAGGGAAAAAATTACACTTGGTACACTTTAGACAACTGCAAAGCATTTAGAAGAGATTCAGAACCAGAGTTTATTATTCAACCCCCTCTCCAAATAAGAGGCTTTGAGAGAAGTcctctttttccctccctgtcTTCATGCAGGACTTTGAGAACAGGTTAACATAGTCACACAACTGAAGCATCTGAATCAGCAGAGTGGCTGTCCTGAGTCTCACTTTACACTTGGCAGAGAAAACTAGAGAGCAGATAAAGTAAGAGCCTTTGAAGCCTGAAAGAAGTACTTGGAAACTCTGCACAAGCACAACCAAAAAGGTAAAAATCCCAACTTTTCATTTTGCAAAGCCTTTATTGcttccctaacacctcctgaatGAGCTTAGCACAGACCTCAGCCCAGGAAAGCCTTGTGAAACATGTCAGCACTTAAAGCTGCAAGGTGGAAATTTGTCTTGGAACTACAAACCCTCAAAAGCTTTCAGTTACTGAAATGATTGGATATGTGAGTAAAAAACACAAAGTCTGAAGAGTGCAGAGAACTTGAAAGCAAATGGGAACTTGCAAATACCTGGGACAAAGCAGCAAAATACAAAGCTATAGAAACAAAAGCATAAAGTCAAACTCCTTCTCTCTAAGAAAAGGCTTTTAGGAGATTTCCTACCCAAGCACTTGCTGCTTGCTACAGCATTTGAGGCCTAATGTCAACCACTGTCCCAGATGAGATGCAGGGGCTGCCAAGGGAAGAGGCATTGCCCACTGCAAGATGCTTTCTTTAGAAAAGAGCAGGATTTACacagcagttctgtgtcctaGTTTCACATTAAGCTAAATTATTTCCCTCAACCCAAATACAGGAGGCTACTACAGTGCTTTAGCTCACAGGTTAACCATCACATCCACCACCCAGCTCTTGTGCTGGCCTGAATTAATCCCCATCATCATGTGCCCACCACGTATCACCTTCACAGGAAAGGAACACCACTGAAACTCCATCAGTGCTGATAAAATGCATGGGACACTGCCCAGAGTGAGGAACAAGAACAATTCAGGGACTACAGGAGTTAATTCCAGCAAAGTTTGGCaggttttttcttccccctgatTATGAGTTctgccagcaccacctccaAGTTCCTGTCAGACAGGATAGAAAACAAATTGCTAAGCTCCAGGACCAAAGCAGTCATTAACAAGCAGGATGATGCACCAAGACtgcacaaacagaaaataaagctcTTCTGtgccaccctgcagcagctggcaaggGTGGTGGTTCTTCTTCACCCTTCTTCTAGAGCAGCCTTGCTCAGCAGAAGTGCTCAGGGGCTGCAGGCCTGAGACGACCAAGAAGCAGTGAGAGGACTTCAAGGATGACCAAGAAGCAGTGAGAGGACTTCAAGGATGACCAAGAAGCAGTGAGAGGACTTCAAGGATGACCAAGAAGCAGTGAGAGGACTTCAAGGATGACCAAGAAGCAGTGAGAGGACTTCAAGGATGACCAAGAAGCAGTGAGAGGACTTCAAGGATGACCAAGAAGCAGTGAGAGGACTTCAAGGATGACCAAGAAGCAGTGAGAGGACTTCAAGGATGACCAAGAAGCAGTGAGAGGACTTCAAGGATGACCAAGAAGCAGTGAGAGGACTTCAAGGATGACCAAGAAGCAGTGAGAGGACTTCAAGGATGACCAAGAAGCAGTGAGAGGACTTCAAGGATGATCAAGACCTTTCTTCAAAACCCAGGTACAACTCACACTGAAGTTAGGGCAGCAAAACACTCCCAGAACTGTTGGTATCTACTGGCATgaggctgcagccccagcataAAGCTGTCCCACCACCTTCAACACCAAGCCCAGGGAGATGCAATAAACACCAGATGGCAACCATCTCAGTCATGGGCactcctggctgcctgctgctgttcaggTGGTGGCCACTTTGGAGGGCACAGAGAATAAAGAAAGTCTGGTCCAAGGATGAAGAGGAAACAAAgaactgatagaaggagaacaATGAAATGTGTCTGAGAACCTGAAGATGAACCAAACCACTGCAGCTTCCTTGGCTGTCAgccagtgggaaaaaaaaaatacttgcaaaaaaataaaccctgcctgttttttttttttgctgcaccATTTGTGTGTCACCAGACCTCACACATGAGCAGAGCTGTAGGAACTGCAGGGAGCCCCCAGAAACCCAACCCATCCCCTCCTCCTGTCTCCTGGATTTAATCTCTGTTGATAAACACACACATGCAATAGTACTACTGCAACCATGGAACATCTAATTCTCTACTTTCTCACTCTGCCATCTGCCAGAGCAACTCTGTAGCTGCCACATTCTGCCCATCTCTCACCAGCACACCAGCCTGTAGAgcacagcaggagagcaggctTTGCTCTCCTTTTCAGGGGCTTCACTCTATGCTTTTGACCTCAACAGCTTTAAAATAGACACTAATCTCTCTCAGGCAGTGTTTTTAATCTCAGTGTTATCTTTGCAAGCAAATATTAGCTTTAAATAGTGACGTGTTATTTTCTCAGCCAGATGGTAATTCAATACCAGCTCTGAAGAGCCACAAGGCTCTGCTAGGGAAAGCtcacaggaaggaaaagctACGCAGGAGGTGGTCACGTTGGGAACTAGTTAAGCTTATCTCAACCAGCACAACACTACTGCACTGCAGTAAACTATTAAGACAACCTCATGACTGGGATGATCAGGATCACTGATGGCATTAGCAGCAAATCTTTTATGTCATctcctgctttctgtcaccCTCCACAGATGCCTGGTGGGTTTATGCTCCTGttttgccttctgcagcagagggacagca
The Indicator indicator isolate 239-I01 chromosome 33, UM_Iind_1.1, whole genome shotgun sequence DNA segment above includes these coding regions:
- the PTP4A2 gene encoding protein tyrosine phosphatase type IVA 2 — its product is MNRPAPVEITYENMRFLITHNPTNATLSKFIEELKKYGVRTLVRVCDATYDKAPIEKEGIQVLDWPFDDGAPPPNQIVDDWLNLLKTKFREEPGSCVAVHCVAGLGRAPVLVALALIECGMKYEDAVQFIRQKRRGAFNSKQLLYLEKYRPKMRLRFKDANGHCCVQ